A single Clostridium sp. AN503 DNA region contains:
- a CDS encoding XRE family transcriptional regulator, producing the protein MNFGERLTELRISNGYSKRNEFADKLGIPSTTLRNYETGVREPGHTFLKQISEMFNVSVDYLLGLTDEKEVLNSFRLRASEYDHIKQYRLLDDAGRSHVNAVLSWETERLSQLTAASDIVPAPTRIISYYQRLASAGTGEYLFDSVPTDTIEVPLNNLSEEADFVIGVNGDSMEPTYYDGDMVYVKIANEIPTGHIGVFTRGNECFIKELGFDCLLSHNRKRNNIAASDDIRLVGEVLGKVEM; encoded by the coding sequence ATGAATTTTGGAGAACGACTTACAGAACTAAGAATTTCAAACGGATATTCTAAAAGAAATGAATTTGCAGATAAATTAGGTATTCCAAGCACCACTCTCAGAAACTACGAAACCGGTGTCAGAGAGCCTGGACATACTTTTTTAAAACAGATTTCTGAAATGTTTAATGTTTCTGTTGATTACTTGCTTGGTCTAACTGACGAAAAAGAAGTTTTAAATTCTTTTCGCCTAAGGGCTTCCGAATATGACCATATCAAGCAGTATCGCTTACTTGATGATGCAGGTAGATCACACGTCAATGCCGTCCTCTCTTGGGAGACAGAACGACTTAGCCAACTGACTGCTGCCAGCGATATCGTACCCGCTCCCACCCGCATCATCAGTTACTATCAGCGATTGGCCAGCGCGGGGACCGGCGAATATCTTTTTGACAGTGTGCCCACCGACACCATCGAGGTTCCGCTTAACAATTTATCCGAGGAAGCTGATTTTGTGATCGGTGTCAACGGCGACTCCATGGAGCCTACTTATTATGACGGCGACATGGTCTATGTTAAAATTGCAAACGAAATTCCAACCGGACATATTGGTGTTTTCACACGGGGGAATGAATGTTTTATTAAGGAATTAGGCTTTGATTGCCTTTTGTCTCACAACCGGAAAAGAAATAATATCGCGGCCAGCGATGATATCCGACTGGTAGGCGAGGTTCTTGGCAAAGTAGAAATGTAG
- a CDS encoding PcfJ domain-containing protein produces the protein MDKKMIAAMPHGEAEDTGKWARAYMVDKTLVLDCFESRKYIGRYCMQKNGRYDFFSEREQKWQKKRLNVAYGNPWYYSLDVTWSQGSGEIIKSFTGSMRGYRNGGIDYMEENYNSEKRDRAMTRKRDRINTLMDTVPVLPDGFYNWLNDTIFEGREYMFRESPDTWKCTACGKRHTSKKPYKNNQEVKCNRTGKIVMVKNRSNSIKRRENVLIFQQTTDPRWSVARHFTAERIWEGAEGKTEAYENIRYILGKNTISDQMTGNTVPYVDWYYGQYNQADEFEQDWWDSNRENKRCQSEYCYPDGVKEALKDTLYEKLRLETFADLGWKLQYNKVMINHNHCGYMEYFAKAGLRRLTEDASNELSVWSYRYNADWIDESGHNAAEVLGIDMQRFHRLRQNDGGSRYLEWLKYEQKTGKKLPEDTIQFLDESRIMPEDIKFIVDRMSPVQVANYLARQAKVSKKTPGSLLEYWKDYLSMAVRLELDVNDEIIYRAKELILRHDELVEQISCMNEDAEANKMRAKYPDVEKILERIKTRYEYENEKYLLVVPTRIEEIMRDGRQLHHCAASSERYFERISKQETYIMFLRRKSRPLHAWYTLEVEPGGTVRQKRSEYNRQPDLDEVKKFITEWHQELKARLKQEDQELAARSRAVRIMEMQELKVENERFAGVLEADLMEVG, from the coding sequence ATGGACAAAAAAATGATAGCTGCCATGCCGCACGGAGAGGCGGAGGACACGGGGAAGTGGGCAAGGGCATACATGGTGGATAAGACACTGGTTTTGGACTGTTTTGAAAGCCGGAAATACATTGGACGCTATTGTATGCAGAAAAACGGACGTTATGATTTCTTTTCCGAAAGAGAGCAGAAATGGCAGAAGAAGCGGCTTAATGTAGCATACGGTAATCCGTGGTACTACAGCTTAGACGTAACATGGAGCCAGGGAAGTGGAGAGATCATAAAGAGCTTCACAGGTTCTATGCGGGGATATAGAAATGGCGGAATCGATTATATGGAGGAGAATTATAACTCCGAAAAGAGGGATCGGGCGATGACAAGAAAAAGAGACAGGATAAACACATTGATGGATACGGTACCAGTGCTTCCGGATGGGTTTTACAACTGGCTGAATGATACCATTTTTGAAGGCCGGGAGTATATGTTCCGGGAATCGCCTGACACATGGAAATGTACAGCATGTGGAAAGAGGCATACATCAAAGAAACCATATAAGAACAATCAGGAAGTGAAGTGCAACAGGACCGGAAAGATCGTGATGGTAAAGAACCGGAGCAATAGTATAAAAAGACGGGAAAATGTCCTGATATTTCAGCAGACAACAGATCCAAGATGGAGCGTGGCGCGGCATTTTACAGCAGAAAGGATCTGGGAGGGAGCAGAAGGGAAAACAGAGGCTTATGAAAATATAAGATATATCCTCGGAAAAAACACAATTTCGGATCAAATGACTGGAAATACAGTGCCATATGTGGACTGGTATTACGGGCAGTATAACCAGGCCGATGAATTTGAACAGGATTGGTGGGACAGTAACAGGGAAAATAAGCGCTGCCAGTCAGAATACTGTTATCCGGACGGGGTGAAAGAAGCGCTTAAAGACACCCTGTATGAAAAATTGCGTCTTGAGACCTTTGCAGATCTCGGGTGGAAGCTGCAATACAATAAGGTTATGATCAACCATAATCACTGCGGATACATGGAATATTTTGCAAAGGCAGGGTTAAGGAGACTGACGGAAGATGCATCGAATGAACTGTCAGTATGGTCATACCGATACAATGCAGACTGGATCGATGAATCCGGACATAATGCGGCGGAGGTGCTGGGGATCGATATGCAGCGATTCCACCGGCTAAGGCAGAATGATGGAGGATCCAGGTATCTTGAATGGCTCAAATATGAGCAGAAGACCGGGAAAAAGCTGCCGGAGGATACGATACAATTTCTTGATGAAAGCAGGATTATGCCGGAGGATATCAAATTTATCGTTGACAGAATGTCACCGGTTCAGGTGGCTAACTATCTGGCCCGACAGGCGAAGGTATCAAAGAAAACTCCGGGAAGCCTGCTGGAATACTGGAAGGATTATCTGTCAATGGCAGTCAGACTGGAACTGGATGTAAATGACGAGATCATATACCGGGCAAAAGAACTGATTCTACGGCATGATGAACTGGTAGAGCAGATTAGTTGCATGAATGAGGATGCAGAAGCAAACAAAATGAGAGCGAAGTATCCGGATGTGGAGAAGATCCTTGAGAGAATCAAAACACGGTATGAATATGAAAATGAGAAATATCTGCTTGTGGTCCCGACAAGGATAGAGGAGATCATGCGGGATGGGCGGCAGCTCCACCATTGCGCTGCGTCCAGCGAGCGGTATTTTGAGCGGATCAGCAAGCAGGAGACATATATCATGTTCCTGCGCAGGAAGTCAAGGCCGTTGCATGCATGGTATACATTAGAGGTAGAGCCGGGAGGGACAGTCCGGCAGAAACGGTCAGAATATAACCGCCAGCCGGATCTGGATGAAGTAAAGAAGTTTATAACTGAGTGGCATCAGGAACTGAAGGCCCGGTTAAAACAGGAAGATCAGGAGCTTGCCGCCCGCAGCAGGGCAGTCAGGATCATGGAGATGCAGGAACTGAAAGTAGAAAATGAGCGGTTTGCCGGTGTGCTGGAAGCCGACTTGATGGAGGTTGGATAA
- a CDS encoding terminase gpA endonuclease subunit, which translates to MSQRSRSRAKTLRLFQRVIKRTLEKPEELTVSQWAEKYRVLDDSSNISGKWSNDITPYLAGIMDAFNDPYIREIYFCKASQIGGTEALINILCYLIMEAPAPTMIVYPSDDLAKDISNDKLKPAFRLIPEIRRLFHENSSKELRLKFKTMLLYLRGAGSPAKLASKAIKYLFFDEIDKMGGASKKEASPFNLAMERVKTYKNQSKVYACSTPTLRTNYIWNLHDNADEVRHYFVPCPHCGTMIELKFKQVIFVEDKEKRLSPYDRAKTAVYVCQECGCEISDGDKPKMLRDGKWIAVKKRGVGHPKSTGFWINSLYSVFVTWADAAEEYLKSYEDPELLQNFVNSWLAEPWEDTKLKTTEDLVMERQTELSELVVPEWTKLLTAGVDVQENSLYYTIRAFGDFTTSQNIAHGQVLSFFDIEQMMNREFEMEDGRKIVVNLALIDSGYQPDATYDFCVDNSDWALPVKGSSNPMRDRYKISKVDKVNSKAYGMQLVLVDGDQYKDSIAARMGRDNGSGSWMVYQGCDEEYAKQVTSEHKVTVRTNNGSSRTTWVPKHSHAANHYLDCEVYAMAAAEILGVRSLHLQRENEELAPAQEEKDAYAPEEHWIQEQEAWI; encoded by the coding sequence ATGAGCCAGCGGAGCCGTTCGAGGGCAAAGACGTTACGGTTATTCCAGCGCGTGATAAAGCGGACCCTTGAAAAGCCAGAGGAACTGACGGTAAGCCAGTGGGCGGAAAAATACCGTGTACTGGATGATTCCAGTAATATATCCGGGAAATGGTCCAATGACATTACGCCATATCTGGCTGGGATCATGGACGCTTTTAACGATCCATACATCCGGGAAATATATTTTTGCAAGGCGTCACAGATAGGTGGGACTGAGGCTCTGATCAACATCCTGTGCTACCTGATCATGGAAGCTCCGGCGCCGACTATGATTGTTTATCCGTCGGATGATCTGGCGAAGGATATATCAAATGATAAGCTGAAACCGGCTTTCAGGCTGATACCGGAGATACGGCGATTATTTCATGAGAACAGTTCCAAGGAATTACGGTTGAAGTTCAAAACAATGCTGTTATACCTTAGAGGGGCCGGATCACCGGCAAAGCTGGCATCCAAGGCGATTAAATATTTGTTTTTTGATGAAATAGACAAGATGGGCGGAGCCTCCAAAAAAGAGGCATCGCCCTTTAATCTTGCCATGGAGCGTGTAAAAACCTACAAAAACCAAAGCAAAGTCTATGCGTGTTCCACTCCGACTTTGCGGACAAATTATATTTGGAATCTGCACGATAATGCGGATGAAGTACGGCATTATTTTGTGCCGTGCCCCCACTGCGGAACCATGATCGAACTGAAATTCAAGCAGGTCATTTTCGTGGAAGATAAGGAGAAGCGCTTAAGTCCTTATGACAGGGCCAAAACTGCAGTGTATGTGTGCCAGGAGTGCGGGTGCGAGATATCGGACGGTGACAAGCCTAAAATGCTCAGAGACGGCAAGTGGATTGCGGTAAAAAAGCGTGGTGTTGGACACCCAAAGAGCACCGGTTTCTGGATCAATTCCCTGTACAGCGTATTCGTTACCTGGGCCGATGCGGCAGAGGAATATTTAAAATCATATGAGGATCCGGAGCTGTTGCAGAACTTTGTAAACTCCTGGCTGGCGGAGCCGTGGGAAGATACAAAACTGAAGACCACGGAAGATCTGGTGATGGAGAGGCAGACAGAGCTGTCGGAACTGGTGGTTCCGGAATGGACGAAACTGCTGACGGCAGGAGTGGATGTACAGGAAAACAGCCTGTACTATACCATCAGAGCGTTTGGGGACTTCACCACGAGTCAAAACATCGCCCACGGACAGGTATTGTCGTTTTTTGATATTGAGCAGATGATGAACCGGGAGTTTGAAATGGAGGACGGACGAAAGATTGTGGTGAATCTGGCACTGATCGATTCAGGATACCAGCCGGATGCTACATATGATTTTTGCGTTGACAATTCTGATTGGGCGCTGCCGGTGAAAGGTTCCAGCAATCCTATGCGCGACCGATACAAGATCAGCAAGGTAGATAAGGTGAACTCAAAGGCATATGGAATGCAGCTGGTTCTGGTTGACGGCGATCAGTACAAGGATTCCATTGCCGCGAGAATGGGGAGGGACAACGGGTCCGGAAGTTGGATGGTGTATCAGGGGTGCGATGAGGAATACGCCAAGCAGGTTACGTCCGAGCACAAAGTAACTGTTCGGACTAATAATGGGAGCAGCAGGACTACGTGGGTACCGAAACACTCACACGCGGCTAACCATTACCTGGACTGTGAGGTGTATGCCATGGCAGCGGCGGAGATACTTGGTGTTAGGAGCCTGCACCTGCAGCGGGAAAATGAAGAACTTGCGCCGGCGCAAGAAGAAAAAGATGCTTATGCACCGGAGGAGCACTGGATCCAGGAGCAGGAAGCGTGGATTTAA
- a CDS encoding peptidylprolyl isomerase, producing MAEELELFGKPEEQLVVVNEAIYAVLRGGQSYRIGTRSLTRADLTLLWDMQRKLQAALLDDDDNPLFRDTVVAVFDGR from the coding sequence ATGGCGGAAGAACTGGAATTATTCGGGAAGCCCGAGGAACAGCTTGTGGTCGTTAACGAGGCGATTTATGCAGTGCTCAGGGGAGGGCAGTCATACCGGATTGGAACGAGAAGTTTGACCAGAGCTGATCTTACACTTTTATGGGATATGCAGCGTAAGCTCCAGGCCGCACTTCTGGACGATGATGATAATCCCCTGTTCCGCGATACGGTAGTAGCGGTATTCGATGGGAGGTAA
- a CDS encoding RNase H family protein: protein MYTVHIEIGASASNYWARLSFEDKKGKTYKKEIIKNRSASKQSNHLQALIDAIEVLQRPCMIDVYTSSEYIIEPFKQGWITNWEKSGWMNAKGNTVRNAGQWKQLRKALTPHSARFLYIDGRG from the coding sequence GTGTACACAGTACATATAGAAATCGGCGCAAGCGCAAGTAATTACTGGGCGCGGCTGAGTTTTGAAGATAAAAAAGGCAAGACATACAAGAAAGAGATTATCAAAAATAGAAGTGCAAGTAAGCAAAGCAATCACCTGCAGGCCCTGATCGATGCCATTGAGGTCCTGCAAAGACCCTGCATGATCGATGTATATACTTCTTCCGAGTATATCATCGAGCCGTTCAAGCAGGGCTGGATCACGAACTGGGAGAAAAGCGGGTGGATGAATGCGAAAGGGAATACAGTGCGGAATGCAGGACAATGGAAGCAGTTAAGGAAGGCCCTGACGCCGCATTCTGCAAGATTTTTATATATAGATGGGAGAGGATAA
- a CDS encoding helix-turn-helix transcriptional regulator has protein sequence MLSSIEAERVRKGWTKEELAKKLGISIKTYYNWINEETDVPSTALVKMSRMFGTDVDYLLVGMAGVPDEKGA, from the coding sequence ATGCTCAGTAGCATTGAGGCGGAAAGAGTACGCAAAGGCTGGACAAAAGAAGAATTAGCAAAAAAGCTTGGAATATCTATTAAAACTTACTACAACTGGATAAATGAAGAAACGGATGTTCCGAGTACTGCCCTTGTGAAAATGTCAAGGATGTTTGGAACCGATGTCGATTATTTACTGGTAGGAATGGCAGGAGTGCCAGATGAGAAAGGAGCGTGA
- a CDS encoding HK97 family phage prohead protease produces MERQAIPRNLTREQGEKKRSEMRGDLRREFLFASIRESDGEDRTVELSFSSEEPYGRWWGVEILDHTKGCVDLGRLNSIGCVLFNHKRDAVIGKILKVWEEDKRCHAKIQFDDDMESEVIYKKVKSGTLKGVSVGYMVDDWEEVLPGKKSTDGRFTGPCDIAKRWTPFEISIVSVPADPTVGVGRDLGGRHPRTTGRTLDFFSRQLQINANKFKEVTK; encoded by the coding sequence TTGGAAAGACAAGCAATTCCAAGGAACCTGACAAGGGAACAGGGGGAGAAAAAGCGATCTGAAATGCGTGGGGATTTAAGGCGGGAATTTCTCTTTGCATCCATCCGGGAATCAGATGGGGAGGATCGGACTGTAGAATTATCGTTTTCATCAGAGGAGCCATACGGTCGCTGGTGGGGCGTAGAGATCCTGGATCACACGAAAGGATGTGTGGATTTGGGCAGGTTAAACAGCATTGGTTGCGTTTTGTTTAATCATAAACGCGATGCGGTCATTGGAAAAATTTTAAAAGTATGGGAAGAAGATAAGCGATGCCATGCAAAAATTCAGTTCGATGATGATATGGAATCTGAAGTTATATACAAAAAAGTCAAAAGTGGGACATTAAAAGGCGTTTCTGTCGGATATATGGTTGACGACTGGGAGGAAGTTTTGCCCGGAAAGAAATCTACCGATGGCCGCTTTACCGGGCCCTGTGATATTGCGAAGCGGTGGACGCCATTTGAGATTTCTATTGTTTCGGTTCCAGCCGACCCGACAGTAGGCGTAGGAAGAGACTTAGGAGGCAGACACCCGAGAACAACCGGAAGAACGCTGGATTTTTTCAGCCGGCAGCTTCAAATAAATGCAAACAAATTTAAGGAGGTAACTAAATGA
- a CDS encoding DNA-packaging protein gives MSGERGYNLEKSIQEYVDYKINAETGRRTSISKEAIQAEHEEVKKQISILKLRKLRRELHEAADVECYLSDMLIRFKNRLLALPSKMAMEVSGEKDVNRIIGIIQKDIMDAMEELAEYNPDEIDHNGPDDFDEDEEDGDGED, from the coding sequence GTGTCCGGAGAACGTGGCTATAACCTGGAAAAAAGCATCCAGGAATATGTTGATTACAAAATAAATGCGGAAACGGGGCGCAGGACATCCATATCGAAGGAAGCGATACAGGCGGAGCATGAGGAAGTGAAGAAACAGATCTCCATTTTGAAACTCAGAAAACTCCGGAGGGAGTTGCATGAAGCCGCCGACGTGGAATGCTATCTTTCGGACATGTTGATACGATTCAAGAACCGGTTGCTGGCACTTCCGTCAAAAATGGCAATGGAAGTTTCCGGTGAAAAGGATGTGAATCGGATCATCGGGATTATCCAGAAGGATATTATGGATGCAATGGAGGAACTGGCAGAATACAACCCGGACGAGATCGACCATAACGGGCCCGATGATTTTGATGAAGATGAGGAGGATGGTGATGGGGAAGATTAA
- a CDS encoding phage portal protein — protein sequence MNALDNLIGWISPEAGWRREAYRRALEESRGYDAASYGRANANWRVINESAEMTDRYDRDTVRARARDLERNSDIMNSITGAYKRNVFGAGYRLRANVGDEAMNARVEKLWKEWCKKQNCDVTGTQNFNAMMRMAIQRKKIDGGILFLKRYTAGGLVPFKLQALEVDELDIVAISPKTKGNKVVGGIEYNAYNRPVGYYIKQYTIDGMTAMDSIYVEAKDVIFYYTKSRPSQIREISDMTPTITRVRDVNEFMRSIAVKERILACLSVFIKRDRPESGTPGRGTGYKDPESGKYNYQGKTLTPGMIQYLNQGDDVEVVNPSGQATDATSYVKQEMRMLASGQGLSYETTSRDMSESNYSSARQGSIEDDLTYAEDRDQLMEVMSEIYETFVISLVLAKKVDIKGFWEDKERYLEHKWIQAPKRWIDPLKEANANKTALNTGQKTWADMAAENGKDWKEQINEMAEIMDYGREKGIDMGGVIFGKTSNSKEPDKGTGGEKAI from the coding sequence ATGAATGCATTAGATAATTTAATTGGATGGATATCACCGGAAGCGGGGTGGCGACGGGAGGCATACCGCCGCGCGCTGGAAGAATCCCGCGGATATGATGCCGCAAGTTACGGCAGAGCAAATGCAAACTGGAGGGTCATAAACGAATCTGCGGAGATGACGGACCGATATGACCGCGATACGGTCAGGGCCCGCGCCCGTGATCTGGAACGGAACTCGGATATCATGAATTCCATAACCGGGGCATATAAACGCAACGTTTTTGGGGCGGGCTACAGGCTGCGCGCGAATGTCGGGGATGAGGCAATGAATGCCCGGGTGGAAAAGTTATGGAAAGAATGGTGCAAAAAACAGAACTGCGATGTGACTGGAACACAAAACTTTAATGCCATGATGCGTATGGCGATTCAGAGAAAAAAGATTGACGGCGGGATCCTGTTTTTAAAGCGGTATACGGCCGGAGGTCTCGTGCCATTTAAACTGCAGGCCCTTGAGGTGGATGAGTTAGATATCGTTGCGATTTCACCTAAAACAAAAGGAAATAAAGTTGTTGGAGGCATTGAATATAATGCTTACAACAGGCCGGTAGGATATTATATAAAACAGTATACGATTGATGGAATGACTGCCATGGATTCAATTTATGTTGAAGCCAAGGACGTCATTTTTTATTACACAAAATCACGTCCTTCACAGATCAGGGAAATATCGGATATGACACCGACAATTACCCGGGTTCGCGATGTCAATGAATTTATGCGATCTATTGCGGTTAAAGAGCGTATTCTTGCGTGTCTGTCCGTTTTTATAAAACGGGATCGGCCGGAATCAGGAACGCCGGGGCGCGGAACCGGCTATAAAGACCCGGAAAGCGGGAAGTACAATTACCAGGGAAAAACACTCACGCCGGGCATGATTCAGTACCTCAATCAGGGTGATGATGTGGAGGTGGTAAATCCATCTGGTCAGGCCACGGATGCAACATCATATGTGAAACAGGAAATGCGCATGCTCGCATCCGGACAAGGACTCAGCTATGAGACGACAAGCCGGGACATGTCAGAAAGCAATTACAGCTCGGCGCGGCAGGGTTCGATAGAAGATGATCTGACTTATGCGGAAGACCGGGACCAGCTTATGGAGGTGATGAGCGAAATTTACGAGACCTTTGTGATATCGCTGGTGCTTGCAAAGAAAGTGGATATCAAAGGATTCTGGGAAGATAAAGAGCGATATCTGGAACATAAGTGGATTCAGGCGCCAAAGCGCTGGATCGATCCGCTCAAGGAAGCAAATGCAAACAAGACCGCCCTGAATACCGGGCAAAAAACGTGGGCAGATATGGCAGCTGAGAACGGGAAGGACTGGAAGGAACAGATTAATGAGATGGCCGAGATTATGGACTATGGCCGTGAAAAAGGTATTGATATGGGAGGTGTGATATTTGGAAAGACAAGCAATTCCAAGGAACCTGACAAGGGAACAGGGGGAGAAAAAGCGATCTGA
- a CDS encoding recombinase family protein, with protein sequence MRNKKQTGLRVGIYARRTVDSEKSDSIKMQIDTCTAHLKLKYPAPGEIESITIYADEGFTRRNTDRPDWQRMMRDVDNHFLDLVCVYRIDRASGNMKDFSLFYSKLVDEKGVQLIAVREGIDSSLPLIGEVMAYIAAMMATYEVKQDSIRSYDNSRSLAVYGYWSGGRPPIGYTLIPVTENGKVHKVLEPVAEIVEYRNNLISIFLDNQLSLSGMERYLRKNGIKTQNGKFFSTNQIYTILTAPQCVANTQEMYDFFESKGCQMEQTRSARENWDGKHGIIIYGRTSEQKGKHIHNPQEKWLVCIGRHRPIMDAERYFQIIRQLQQNTFNKTSKHPPTLLKGILHCSCGSVMRISWKRKVDNTYGSWYFCLRQMRQGEEYCQRHFIKTEFLDNKVLDIFHKIQVDPNEIDKYMKKRENPKSKKSAASIRASIRNTQEQVNNLTAALAANSESTATKYIIKEIERLDAELISLQSDLLLAKSEEIRNEDDKMRAISKREEICRLVSDFDLFSPEERNKIAKDILKECVWDGETLHITL encoded by the coding sequence ATGCGAAACAAAAAACAGACTGGCCTCCGCGTGGGAATATATGCCAGAAGAACTGTCGATAGTGAAAAATCTGATTCAATCAAAATGCAGATTGATACCTGCACAGCACACCTAAAATTAAAATATCCAGCTCCTGGGGAGATAGAATCCATAACTATCTATGCGGATGAAGGATTTACACGAAGGAATACAGACCGTCCAGACTGGCAACGAATGATGCGTGATGTGGACAATCATTTTCTTGATTTGGTATGTGTATATAGAATAGATCGCGCTAGCGGAAACATGAAAGACTTTTCTCTTTTCTATTCTAAGCTCGTCGATGAAAAGGGCGTGCAACTCATCGCAGTACGAGAAGGCATCGACTCGTCCCTTCCCCTGATCGGCGAAGTGATGGCATATATCGCAGCCATGATGGCCACGTATGAAGTGAAGCAGGACTCCATACGGTCTTACGACAACTCACGCTCTCTGGCCGTGTACGGGTACTGGTCTGGAGGAAGACCTCCCATAGGGTACACACTCATTCCAGTTACAGAAAACGGAAAGGTACACAAAGTATTGGAGCCTGTGGCAGAAATTGTTGAATATAGAAATAATCTTATATCGATTTTTCTGGATAACCAATTGAGCTTATCCGGGATGGAGCGATATTTAAGAAAAAATGGCATAAAAACACAAAATGGGAAATTCTTCTCGACCAATCAGATCTACACAATATTAACCGCTCCGCAATGCGTTGCAAACACACAGGAAATGTATGATTTTTTTGAATCAAAAGGTTGCCAGATGGAACAGACGCGCTCTGCCCGTGAGAATTGGGACGGAAAGCACGGAATCATAATCTACGGGCGTACCTCGGAGCAGAAGGGGAAACATATACATAACCCGCAAGAAAAATGGCTTGTGTGCATTGGCCGGCATCGTCCAATCATGGATGCGGAGCGATACTTTCAGATTATACGTCAGCTACAACAGAATACCTTTAACAAAACATCAAAACATCCTCCTACGTTGTTAAAGGGAATCTTGCACTGCTCCTGTGGATCCGTTATGAGGATAAGCTGGAAACGCAAAGTAGACAACACATACGGCTCGTGGTACTTCTGTTTAAGGCAAATGCGCCAGGGCGAAGAGTATTGCCAGCGCCACTTTATCAAGACAGAATTTTTAGACAACAAGGTCTTGGATATCTTTCATAAAATTCAGGTTGATCCGAATGAGATTGACAAATATATGAAAAAAAGAGAGAACCCAAAGTCCAAGAAATCAGCTGCTTCTATCCGCGCCAGCATCCGGAACACGCAGGAGCAGGTAAATAACCTTACTGCTGCGCTGGCCGCTAACTCCGAGTCCACTGCTACGAAATATATTATCAAAGAAATAGAGCGTTTAGATGCCGAACTGATTTCCCTACAAAGTGATCTCCTCTTAGCGAAATCTGAAGAAATAAGAAATGAGGATGACAAGATGAGAGCCATATCCAAGCGTGAAGAAATCTGTCGGCTCGTTTCAGACTTTGATCTGTTTTCACCTGAAGAACGGAACAAAATAGCTAAAGACATCCTCAAAGAATGCGTATGGGATGGCGAGACTCTTCATATTACATTATGA
- a CDS encoding ATPase, T2SS/T4P/T4SS family, with the protein MEKNMENREILDRIKGEIREELQSRSQVEDEELYECIDQAIAREASCRYLPLRQRLELKNRLFDAFRRLDILQELVDDPEVTEIMVNGRDNIFLEKKGRLQRWERGFDETEQLEDMIQQIVSRINRAVNVAHPIADARLEDGSRVHVVLPPVALDGPVVTIRKFPEPITAEKLIAMGSLSAEASEFLERLVKSGYNLFISGGTGSGKTTFLNAMSGFIPETERVITIEDSAELQIRQVPNLVRLETRNANTEGEGAIEISDLIRASLRMRPDCRKMKKRRLNHNVI; encoded by the coding sequence ATGGAAAAAAATATGGAAAACCGGGAGATACTGGACCGGATCAAGGGAGAGATCCGGGAAGAGCTGCAAAGCCGAAGCCAGGTTGAGGATGAGGAATTGTATGAATGCATCGACCAGGCGATCGCACGTGAGGCGTCGTGCCGTTACCTGCCGCTGAGACAGCGGCTGGAGCTGAAGAACCGGTTGTTTGATGCATTCCGTAGGCTGGATATCCTGCAGGAGCTGGTGGACGATCCGGAAGTGACGGAGATCATGGTCAATGGCAGAGACAATATCTTTTTGGAAAAAAAGGGCCGTCTGCAGCGCTGGGAACGGGGATTTGATGAAACAGAACAGCTGGAAGATATGATACAGCAGATTGTCAGCCGGATAAACCGGGCGGTAAATGTGGCTCATCCCATTGCGGATGCCAGGCTGGAGGACGGTTCCCGTGTCCATGTGGTACTGCCTCCGGTGGCTCTCGATGGACCGGTAGTCACCATACGGAAATTCCCGGAGCCGATCACTGCGGAAAAACTGATCGCTATGGGGTCTCTGAGCGCGGAGGCGTCGGAGTTTTTGGAGCGGCTTGTAAAGTCGGGCTACAATCTGTTCATCAGTGGCGGGACAGGTTCGGGCAAGACCACATTTTTAAATGCCATGTCCGGTTTTATTCCGGAAACGGAACGGGTGATCACGATCGAGGATTCGGCGGAGCTGCAGATCCGGCAGGTCCCGAACCTGGTACGGTTGGAGACGCGCAACGCCAACACAGAGGGGGAGGGGGCTATCGAGATCAGCGACCTGATCCGGGCTTCGCTCAGAATGCGGCCAGATTGTCGCAAGATGAAAAAGAGAAGATTAAATCATAATGTAATATGA